GCCGACCCCGTCGGTGATCGACTCGTCGAGTCGCTGCGCATCGCGCGCGAGGTGGGCGGCTCGGACCTCGGCTCGCTCCTGCGGACCCTCTCGACCTTCCTGCGCGAGGACGCGCGCACCCGCAGCGAGCTCGAGACCCGGCAGTCGTGGACCGTCAACGCAGCCCGCCTGGCCGTCGCGGCGCCATGGCTCGTCCTGGCCATGCTCTCCACTCGGCCGGAGTCGGTCCAGGCCTACAACACCTCGACGGGCGCGCTGGTCCTCGCCGTCGGTGCGGCTGCCACGTTCGTGGCCTACCGGGTCATGGTCCGGATCGGGCGGCTCCCCGAAGAAGAGCGGGTGCTGCGATGACGGACCTCGTGCACTCGATCGGCCTCGGGCGCAGCGGCGCCCTGCTCGGGTTGCTCCTCGCCCTCGGCCTCGCGTTGGTCCACCAGGGACTGCCCCGGCACCGCCGCGCCACCCTCGACGACCGCCTCGCGCCGTACCTGCGGGACACTCCCCGACCCTCGCGGCTGCTGGCCACGGAGGACGTCTCCCTCATCGCCGTCATCCCGACCGTGCTGCGGCCACTGGTCACCGATCTGGCGCGCCGGGTCGAGTCGGTCCTGGGCGGCACCGCTTCGGTGCGTCGCCGGCTGCTGCGCGCCGGCCGGACGCCGGACACCGACCACTTCCGGGCCGAGCAGGTCGTCTACGGCTTCGCGGGCGCGGTGCTCGGAGGAGTCCTCGGCGCCGTCTACGTGACCGGTCAGGGGCGCTCGCCGATCTTCCTGGTCGTGCTCGTCCTGCTCGGCTTCGCCATCGGGGTCGTCGTCCGCGACACCCTGCTCAGCCGTGAGGCGGACCGCCGAGAGGCCCGCATGCTCGCCGAGTTCCCCACCGTGGCAGAGCTGCTCGCGCTCGCAGTCGGGGCGGGCGAGGGAGCGGCTGGTGCCCTCGAGCGCGTCGTCCGGCTCTCCGACGGCGAGCTGTCGGACGAGCTCGGGCGTTGCCTCGCCGACGCCCGCGCCGGGGCGAGCCTGCCGACAGCGCTGCAGGGGCTGGCGGAGCGCACCGGCCTCACCTCGCTTGCTCGGTTCGTCGACGGCATCGTCGTCGCGGTCGAGCGCGGGACCCCACTGTCGGACGTCTTGCGGGCCCAGGCCCAGGACGTCCGTGAGCAAGGCCGCCGGCTGATCATGGAGGCCGGCGGCAAGAAGGAGATCGCGATGATGGTGCCGGTTGTCTTCGGCGTCCTCCCGGTCACGATCCTCTTTGCCCTCTTCCCGGGGCTCGGCTTCTTCCAGTTCCAGATGTGACCACACAGCACCATGCCACCAAGGAGATTCACATGACCGACCCACTCATCAAGGCCCACGTCCGCTTGGCCGGGAGCATCCGGCGCGCGGCGGTGCGACTCGACGACGAGAGGGGTGACGTCCCCGGCTGGGTCCTGATCACCCTGATGACCGCGGCCCTCGTGACCGGCATCTGGGCGATCGCGGGAGAGCAGCTGAAGACGATGTTCGAGAGCGCGCTCAACGGCGTCACCGGGCCCGACCAGGTCCACGATTGATCGGTGCCGTGCGGCTGGACGACGACCGCGGCTCAGCGGTCGTCGACTTCACCCTGACCTCGACGCTGCTTCTCTTCGTCTTCCTCGCGGTCTTCCAGCTGGGGCTGGCCCTGCATGTGCGCAACACGTTGATCTCGTGCGCGAGCGAGGGTGCGAGGTACGGCGCCCGCGAAGGGTCGTCGGCGCAGCAGGGGGAGGCCCGCACGAGGGACCTCATCGGCCGGTCCTTGTCTCCTCGGTACGCACGCAGCGTGGGGTCGAGCATCGCCACGACGGGCTCCGGCGTGGAGGTGCTCGTCATCGACGTCTCGGCCCCGGTACCCGTGGTCGGGCTCTTCGGGCCCGGTGGAGGATTCGACGTCTCGGGCCGCGCCTTCGTGGAGTCCCAGTGAGTGGCGCGCTCCCGTCCGCCCGTGACCGCTTGGCCGACGAAGGGGGGACTGCCGTCATCGAGTTCGTCTGGCTGGCGGTCCTGCTCCTCGTCCCGCTCATCTACCTGGTCCTGTGCCTTGCTCGTCTTCAGGCCGGGTCCTATGCAGTGACCCAGGCGGCTCGGGAGTCGGCCCGAGCATTCGTCACGGCAAAGGATGACCCGTCGGCCCGGGCTCGTTCGCAGGCGGCTGCGGACATCGCCTTCGAGGACCAGGGATTCACCGCCGGTGGGTCCCTCTCGGTGAGCTGCTCGGCAGCTCCGTGTCTCTCGCCGGGGGAGTCGGTGACGACGCAGGCAGCGGTGAGTGTCCCCCTTCCCCTCGTCCCGGCCTTCCTCGGTGACTCGGTGCCGTTGCAGATCCCGGTCTCGGCGACCCAGGTTGCTCCGGTACCGCAGTACGAGGTCCGATGACCTCCCTTCGAGCCGCTGTGCGTCAGCGTTGGCGCGATGACAGTGGGCAGCTGAGCGTCCTCGTGCTCGGTCTGACCGTCATCGCGATGACGTTGATCATCGGGGGGTTGGCCGTCACATCGGTGCAGATCTCCCGGATGCGGCTGCTCGACGCGGCCGACTCGGCCGCGCTCGGCGCCACCGATGATGGTGCCGAGCGGATCTATGACGACGGGGTGGGCGCCGACCTGCCCCTCGATGACGCCAGCGTCCGGGAGAGCGCCGCGACGCATCTGTCCGAGCGGTCACGGCCTCACGGACTGGAGAGCTGGGCCGTCGCGCCGGGCACCGGGAGCCCTGACGGTCGCACTGCGGTCGTGGTGCTCACGGGTGAGGCCGATCTGCCCCTCATCGGCGGGCTGCTGCAGTCGATGGGTGGGTCGGTCACGCTCACCGTCGAGTCGAGGGCCCGAGCTGGCGTGGTCACCGCCCCGCAGTGAGCGGTCCCGTCGGCTGGCGAACGCCCCTCCACCGCGCGCGTTCATCGCAGCCTCCAACCTCGAGCCTGCTGCGCTCCCACCTGACAGGCCGAGGTGACACGATGACGGCGCGGGGTGACCGCACCATTCGTTCGGGAGAGGCACGCGCGTGGAGCAACAACTGTCTGGGGAATCGTCCCCGACCCAGTCGGCCGACAAGGGCGAGTCCACCGAGGCCAGGTCGACCTCTGGCACGACGGTCCAGTCCGAGATCACGGACGAGCCGGGCGGCACCGATGCAGGAGCAGCTGAGCCAGCCGACACCGACCGGGGATCCACCGACGAGGTCGTCCACACCAGCGACGGTGAGGTCATCCCCGAGGACGAGGCGGCGCCCGACGCGGAGACGATCCCGGTGAGCGAGCTGCGCACACCCGAGCGAGAGCACGAGCACGACGAGCTCCCGATCAAGGCGCGGGTCTCGCTGCCCCCGACCCTCACCCTTCTGCTCGGTCTGGCCGCCACGGTCATCGCGATCGCCGGTCTCAAGCAGGTCGCCGGCATCATCGCCCCGACCTTCCTCGCGGCGACGCTGATCATCGCGGTCTACCCGATCTACAAGACGCTGCGGCGATTCCTCGGGGGAGCCATCGCCGGACTGCTGCTCATCGTCATCCTCTACGGGATCCTCGCGGCCCTGGGCGCCTCGATCGGTATCGCGGCGAGCAAGTTCGCGTCCGAGCTGGCCAGGCCCGAGTACACGAGCACCTTCACCGGCCTCGTCTCCGACGGGCGTGACTTCCTGACCTCCAAGGGGATCGAGGCACAGGAGATCGATGATGCCATCGCCAACTTCGACCTGCGCAACCTGACCGGTCTCGCGAGCTCGCTGGCCAACACGGTCACCGGGCTGACCACGACCATGCTCTTCCTGCTGACCGTGATGATCTTCCTCGTCATGGACGCCGGCGGCTTCGCGCGGCGGCTCGCGGCGATCCACCGTCACAAGCCTGACGTGGCGGATGCGCTCGTCGACTTCGGCTACCGGGTGCGCAAGTACTGGATCGTCTCGACGGTCTTCGGTGTCATCGTCGCGGTGATCGACTACATCGCGCTGATGTGGCTGGGGGTGCCGCTGGCGATGACCTTCGCCCTGCTGTCCTTCGTCACCAACTACATCCCCAACATC
The genomic region above belongs to Janibacter limosus and contains:
- a CDS encoding type II secretion system F family protein is translated as MTDLVHSIGLGRSGALLGLLLALGLALVHQGLPRHRRATLDDRLAPYLRDTPRPSRLLATEDVSLIAVIPTVLRPLVTDLARRVESVLGGTASVRRRLLRAGRTPDTDHFRAEQVVYGFAGAVLGGVLGAVYVTGQGRSPIFLVVLVLLGFAIGVVVRDTLLSREADRREARMLAEFPTVAELLALAVGAGEGAAGALERVVRLSDGELSDELGRCLADARAGASLPTALQGLAERTGLTSLARFVDGIVVAVERGTPLSDVLRAQAQDVREQGRRLIMEAGGKKEIAMMVPVVFGVLPVTILFALFPGLGFFQFQM
- a CDS encoding TadE/TadG family type IV pilus assembly protein; translation: MIGAVRLDDDRGSAVVDFTLTSTLLLFVFLAVFQLGLALHVRNTLISCASEGARYGAREGSSAQQGEARTRDLIGRSLSPRYARSVGSSIATTGSGVEVLVIDVSAPVPVVGLFGPGGGFDVSGRAFVESQ
- a CDS encoding pilus assembly protein, translated to MSGALPSARDRLADEGGTAVIEFVWLAVLLLVPLIYLVLCLARLQAGSYAVTQAARESARAFVTAKDDPSARARSQAAADIAFEDQGFTAGGSLSVSCSAAPCLSPGESVTTQAAVSVPLPLVPAFLGDSVPLQIPVSATQVAPVPQYEVR
- a CDS encoding pilus assembly protein TadG-related protein: MTSLRAAVRQRWRDDSGQLSVLVLGLTVIAMTLIIGGLAVTSVQISRMRLLDAADSAALGATDDGAERIYDDGVGADLPLDDASVRESAATHLSERSRPHGLESWAVAPGTGSPDGRTAVVVLTGEADLPLIGGLLQSMGGSVTLTVESRARAGVVTAPQ
- a CDS encoding AI-2E family transporter, producing MEQQLSGESSPTQSADKGESTEARSTSGTTVQSEITDEPGGTDAGAAEPADTDRGSTDEVVHTSDGEVIPEDEAAPDAETIPVSELRTPEREHEHDELPIKARVSLPPTLTLLLGLAATVIAIAGLKQVAGIIAPTFLAATLIIAVYPIYKTLRRFLGGAIAGLLLIVILYGILAALGASIGIAASKFASELARPEYTSTFTGLVSDGRDFLTSKGIEAQEIDDAIANFDLRNLTGLASSLANTVTGLTTTMLFLLTVMIFLVMDAGGFARRLAAIHRHKPDVADALVDFGYRVRKYWIVSTVFGVIVAVIDYIALMWLGVPLAMTFALLSFVTNYIPNIGFVLGLIPPAFIALLSGGVSTMVWVIAIYCVANFLIQTILQPKFTGDAVGINGSTAFLSLMFWAYVFGALGALLAIPFTLLFKSLLIDRDPSARWVNQFIASSPEEGTSAQPT